ACAAAATGTCAAAAACATGCCTGGTTAACGCTGGCTGGCTTAGCCGCCGCGAAGGCTGCGCCTGACCGGTCCGATCTCTTCTTCGGCCAGTCCTTCGATCAGGCTGGAAATGTAGGAAGACAGCTGATCGCGCACGTCATACGGCGCTTCCATGGGCAGGAAGTGGGTCGTGTTGACCCGCTCCTTGAGCACCAGATGCGGGCACTTCTTGGTCAAGCGTGCCGCGACCTGATCGGTCATCACAGAGTCGCGGTCTGGCCGAAGGACGGTGATTGGAATTCTGTGTTTCTTGACCTTGGCAAGCGCACCCCAGGGGCGATTGCGCTGAGCCATGAAGGTGGCAGCTTCCCATTTCGGCTCGCACAACAATTGCCAGATCTGTTTCTCGCTATCGGGATCATTGCCGTCAGTGCGATCGAACGCGTCGAGAATATAGTCTTCGAGGAACGGATCGCGCCAGGTCGAGAAGGCGCCGCGGCCTTTATACTTGTATTGAATATGCTCGCGCGAATCGAACTTGTTGCGGCGGCGTCGGGCCTGCTTCGCCATCTGGCTGCCGCCCCGTCGAAATGGCGAAAGGTGCATCGCCATATAATACCGCGCTGGCAGAATGACCGGATCGACCAGGACCAGCCCAGCGACCTTGTCCGGCCGCGCACCGGCGACCAGCAACGCAACAGTGGCCCCCATGGAATGTCCGCCCAGCACCACCTTGTTGACCGGCGATTCCCGATCCAGAAAGGCGAGCACATCATTGCGGTACCGCTTCCATGATTTAAGCCGGCCAGGCTTTGCCGGAAGGGACGAGCGGCCATGTCCACGCAGATCAACGGCCTGGACCTTGGTGCGCAATCCCAGCGGTGCCAGAATCGACTGGTAGGTCATGGCATTGAAACCCGTCGCGTGCAGCCATAACGCCGCGAGCTTTTTGGCGGGATCGCCAAACTCGAGGGCGGCCATATCGCCCTCAGGGGTTTCAAATGTAAATCTACGCATGCTCGCCCTTATCTCGAACCGAAGACCTTACGCAGCAATTCTGTAGTGCGTGCAACAGGATTGTCGCGAATCTTCTTCTCCTCAACTGCGAGATAGGTAAACAGACCATCAAGGCCAAATTGGACCGCATGTGTGGTTAAGTCAGATTTATAATCGATCGCGGCGACCGCGAGCAGGGGTTGCCCCGCCACAGCGCTGTCCAGAGCGCGATACGCGCCGGAGCCTTCAAGGGCGGATTCGACATAGGGCGTGAACAGGCCGCGAAGGTTCTGTTCGGTGCGCGTGCGCAGGAAATCCGTAGCCGCAGAGTCGCCGCCGCGAAGGATCCCGACAGCGTCTTCAATGGTGATCGATTGGACCGCGTCTATGACGATCTGCTTGCCCGCCGGGACGGCGTCCTCTGCGGCGCGGTTCATGCGCAACTGCAAATCATCCAACGGACCCGACAGCCCGAGCTTTGCGAGCTCTGTCTGCACGGACCCGAGGCGGCCGGGCAGTGGAATCTGGATCTGAGGATCGCGCCAGTATCCATCGGTTACACCAATCTGGCTGGCGACGCGCTGCGTCCCGATTTCCAGCGCCTGGCGCAATCCGGCATCAATCTCCTGGAGCGTGAGCTCGCTGCCGCTGGTCTCCCCGCTGCCAATTTCGCCGAGGACGTCGCCCAGGACCTGACCAAAATCACCGCCAGCGCCGCTTTCGCAGCCCGCCGGAACGAGACACAGAGCCAAGGCTCCGAACATCATTGAACGCATTTCTTTTATCCCTCACCTTCGGGCCGCATTGAACCCAATTTCATCCGCAAAATCAAACAGCTGTATGCTTATCGTCACGGCATGCTGGAGAATATAGCCCGGTTGCACTAGTTTATCGAGAAATAGGGAGTCTGTAGATGCTGAAGAAGACGCACGAATGTTTTACCGCCTCGATTGAAGACAAGGTCGCTCATATCGTCCTGAATCGCCCCCAGGCGATGAATGCGATGAACAAGGCGTTCTGGAATGAGTTGCCGGAAATCGTCCGGGAGATTGACGGGACCGCCGCCGCCCGCGTGATCGTCATATCTGCAGAGGGGAAGCATTTCTCTGCCGGTATGGATCTATCAGTCTTTGGCAGTGATGAGTCCGCATCAACCGGCAAGACTGACCGGTACATTCAGGCAGAAGCGTTCCGATCAAACATCAAGCAGATTCAATCCTCCTTCAACGCGCTTGAGGAGGCCCGGATCCCGGTGCTCTTTGCCTGCCATGGCGGGGTTATTGGCGGCGCCATCGACATGATCTCTGCTGGAGATATTCGCTGGTGCACCAAGGACGCCTTTTTCTGCATCCAGGAAACCAATATCGCGATGACCGCCGACGTTGGCACGTTTCCACGCTTGCAGCGTTATGTGCCCGAAGGCTGGGTCAAGCAGATGGCCTATACCGGAGAGCGGCTCGGCGCCGACAAGGCCAAGGAAATTGGTCTCGTAAACGACGTGTTCGACAGCCGGGAAGACATGCTTGAGCATGTGATGGGCGTGGCAAAGGAAATCGCCTCCAAGGACCCGCTCACGGTGACGGGCTGCAAGGTGCTGATCAATTATGGCCGTGACCACAGTACAGCCGACACATTGGATTATATCGGCGTCTGGAATGCCGGCATGCTGCCAGGCTCGCATATGCTGGAGGCGTTCAAGGCGCGGGCCGAAAAACGGGATCCGGATTTCCCGGACCTGTCGCCGCTGCGCCGAACACCGATGTAGGCAGCCGCCTCAGCCGATCCGAAAGACGACCGTCGCCTTGAGCAGATGGCGTCCCGCCTGCGTCGCTGTCCCGCTGGCAAATACGAGCGTGCGCGTGCGTCGATCGATGCGGCTTTCGAACGTTACCAATTCTCCACTGGCGACCGGTTCCGACACGTCAAGAGTGACCGAGACGACGATCGATTCCCCCGCTTCCAGCTCGGTGCTGACATGGCTGTTGATGACATGCTGCAGCAAGGCGCCAATCTGGATCGTGTCCCATTCGGCGGCGGTCGCTCTGGCGATGCGGTCGCCGTCAAATTCAAGCTCTGATAATGGGACAATAAGGTCAGTACGGTCAGTCATGGCCTTCCCCTAAGCGCGTCGCTGCAAAAAGAAAAGGCTCACTGCGCGATAACGCAGCGAGCCTTGTTCTGGAAACCCGATGAGGACTGGGATCAGGCGGCAGCGGCCTTTTGATCCGCGCCTGTCAGCATGTCGGCTACGACGAGATCACCGATATATCCGAACGCTTCCATGCCGTATGTCACTTGCATGTATTTGCTGATCGCGGGCAGCAATTGCGAGATCTGTTTGTGCCCGAGACCGGCCTTGTGCAGGCTGACAAACATGCCTTCGCCGACATGACGACGCCCGCCCGGCGTCTGTTCGATCAGGCGCGCAATCACGCTGGTGGCCGCGCCTTGCTCGGCGCCTGTGGTGGCCGAAAGAGTCCGTGCGCCCGGCATTTTTCTGAAAATCGCTTCCGCAAGCGGTGATCCCTGACGCTCGGCTGTGTTGAGCACAATGCCAACCGCTTCACGGGCTTTGACCTGGGTCAGGCCAGTGTCATCAGCGCAGGTTTTGATCATATTTTTCAGCATGGGGCGGGTTCCTTGTTTCCTGTCTAGATCGACAAGCCTAGGCCAAGGCCGCTAAGCGAAAGTTACCGGAACCGCGTGATTCATTCATTTTTCGACCGCAGGGGTTAAAGGCCGTTAGGGCCGGGTAAACAGAACGCGCCGTTTTGTTTACCTTTGCCCCTACATTCGCTCCGGCGCCGTAATTCCGAGAATGCCCAGCCCGGCTTCGAGCTGATGCAGCACCGTCTTGCAAAGCGCGATCCGGGAAGTCTTAGTTGTCGTTTTAATCCCGTCTTTGAATATCGGACAGGCTGCCCAGAACGCGCTGAAAGCCTGCGACAGACCATAGACATGTTCACAGACCAGATGCGGCATCCGCTTCTGACGCGCCAGCCTCAGCGCCAGTGCAAACCCGTCCAGAGCCAGAACGAGCTTGCGCTCTTCTGGGGCCTCGATCTGGATCTCGCCGGGCGTGACACCTTCTTCAGCGGCGCGGCGCAACAGAGCTTTCAGGCGAACAGCGGCGTAGAGCAAGTAGGGCCCGGTCTTGCCCTCAAAGCTGGTAAAGCGCTCGAGATCGAACACATAATTTGTGGTGCGCTGATTTTGCAGGTCAGCAAAGCGCAGCGCGGCCCGCGCCACCAGTCGGCCAATCTCGTTTCTTTCATCCGCGCCAATATCACCGGACAGACCGGCCTCGCCGATCCGCTTGGTCGCTTCGTCCAGCGCCATCTGGTTGAGGTCTGCTAGCCGAAGCGTCCCGCCTTCGCGAGTCTTGAAGGGTTTGCCATCGGGACCGTTGACCGTGCCGAAGCCGAGATGTTCGAGCCGGTCCTGGGCGATGTAACCCACCTTGTCGGCGGCGCGATAAACCTGCTCGAAATGCAGGGCCTGACGTTGATCGACCACATACAGGATTCGGTCCGGTCCGATCGTGTCGATCCGGTCCTTGATCGTTGCAAGGTCCGTGGCGTGATACCCTGTGGCCCCACGCGAATTGACCAGCATGAAGGGTGGCATCGGATTTTTCAGCCGCGGCTGGCCATCCTTGCCGACCGATTCAACATTCTCACCGTCTTTGGCCACATCAATAATCCAGGCACCGTCATCCTGTTTGGCGAAGCCACCGGCTTTCAGCGCTTCTATCATCGGCGCGATCAGCGGATCGACATCGCTCTCGCCTTTCCAGAGATCGAAGGACACGTCGAGAAAGCCGTAATCGACCTTCAGCGCTGCGACCGAGACATCGATGAAATGCTTGAGCAGGGCACGATAGCCGGGGCGCCCGGCCTGCATTTCCGCCACTGCTTCCTGCGCGCGCGCCGCATAGGCTTCATCTTCCTTCGAGCGGGCCGACGCCATTGGATAAAGGCGTGACAGGTCCTCCATGGTCACCGGCGGCTCAGCCGGGAATGGTCCGGTACTCTCGGCGTCAAAGTAAGGCAGTTCCGGCTGCTCGTCTTTGACCGCGACAATGAGCAAGCCCATTTGCAGGCCCCAATCGCCCAGGTGCACGTCGCCGGTCACATCATCGCCAAGGAAGCGCAAGAGCCGCACCAGCGTGTCGCCGATGACGGCAGAGCGCAGGTGCCCGACATGCATCGGCTTGGCCACATTTGGCCCGCCAAAGTCGACAACCACTTTCTCAGCATCGTCCGCAGCGCCGCCGCCGGCGCGGTCATCCCTGCCGATCCAAGTGGCCTGCTGCGCCAGAGCTGCATCGCTGACGACGATATTGAGGAAGCCCGGCCCGGCCACTTCGACCCGATCGACAGCCGGGTGCTCACCGATCGCGGGCGCAATCTTTGCCGCCAGTTCGCGCGGGATCATTCCGGCCTGTTTGGCCGCGCCCATGCAGCCATTGCATTGGAAATCGGCCAGCTCCGGTCGATCGGATCGCTTGACCGCGCCCCAGCGCGCCTCAAGGCCCTGTGCTTCAAACGCAGCGCTGCACGCGCGCGCCAATTGCGTCGCGAGATCTGTCATGTCTGGTTCCAACCCTCGCGACTACTGCCCGGCTCCAAGACGGAAGCGTCGCCCCTCATTATTGTAAG
This DNA window, taken from Hyphomonas sp. Mor2, encodes the following:
- a CDS encoding alpha/beta hydrolase yields the protein MRRFTFETPEGDMAALEFGDPAKKLAALWLHATGFNAMTYQSILAPLGLRTKVQAVDLRGHGRSSLPAKPGRLKSWKRYRNDVLAFLDRESPVNKVVLGGHSMGATVALLVAGARPDKVAGLVLVDPVILPARYYMAMHLSPFRRGGSQMAKQARRRRNKFDSREHIQYKYKGRGAFSTWRDPFLEDYILDAFDRTDGNDPDSEKQIWQLLCEPKWEAATFMAQRNRPWGALAKVKKHRIPITVLRPDRDSVMTDQVAARLTKKCPHLVLKERVNTTHFLPMEAPYDVRDQLSSYISSLIEGLAEEEIGPVRRSLRGG
- a CDS encoding DUF4197 domain-containing protein; translation: MRSMMFGALALCLVPAGCESGAGGDFGQVLGDVLGEIGSGETSGSELTLQEIDAGLRQALEIGTQRVASQIGVTDGYWRDPQIQIPLPGRLGSVQTELAKLGLSGPLDDLQLRMNRAAEDAVPAGKQIVIDAVQSITIEDAVGILRGGDSAATDFLRTRTEQNLRGLFTPYVESALEGSGAYRALDSAVAGQPLLAVAAIDYKSDLTTHAVQFGLDGLFTYLAVEEKKIRDNPVARTTELLRKVFGSR
- a CDS encoding enoyl-CoA hydratase-related protein → MLKKTHECFTASIEDKVAHIVLNRPQAMNAMNKAFWNELPEIVREIDGTAAARVIVISAEGKHFSAGMDLSVFGSDESASTGKTDRYIQAEAFRSNIKQIQSSFNALEEARIPVLFACHGGVIGGAIDMISAGDIRWCTKDAFFCIQETNIAMTADVGTFPRLQRYVPEGWVKQMAYTGERLGADKAKEIGLVNDVFDSREDMLEHVMGVAKEIASKDPLTVTGCKVLINYGRDHSTADTLDYIGVWNAGMLPGSHMLEAFKARAEKRDPDFPDLSPLRRTPM
- the argS gene encoding arginine--tRNA ligase; amino-acid sequence: MTDLATQLARACSAAFEAQGLEARWGAVKRSDRPELADFQCNGCMGAAKQAGMIPRELAAKIAPAIGEHPAVDRVEVAGPGFLNIVVSDAALAQQATWIGRDDRAGGGAADDAEKVVVDFGGPNVAKPMHVGHLRSAVIGDTLVRLLRFLGDDVTGDVHLGDWGLQMGLLIVAVKDEQPELPYFDAESTGPFPAEPPVTMEDLSRLYPMASARSKEDEAYAARAQEAVAEMQAGRPGYRALLKHFIDVSVAALKVDYGFLDVSFDLWKGESDVDPLIAPMIEALKAGGFAKQDDGAWIIDVAKDGENVESVGKDGQPRLKNPMPPFMLVNSRGATGYHATDLATIKDRIDTIGPDRILYVVDQRQALHFEQVYRAADKVGYIAQDRLEHLGFGTVNGPDGKPFKTREGGTLRLADLNQMALDEATKRIGEAGLSGDIGADERNEIGRLVARAALRFADLQNQRTTNYVFDLERFTSFEGKTGPYLLYAAVRLKALLRRAAEEGVTPGEIQIEAPEERKLVLALDGFALALRLARQKRMPHLVCEHVYGLSQAFSAFWAACPIFKDGIKTTTKTSRIALCKTVLHQLEAGLGILGITAPERM